The Clostridium sporogenes genome contains a region encoding:
- a CDS encoding stage V sporulation protein S produces the protein MEVLKVSAKSSPNSVAGALAGVLRERGAAEIQAIGAGAINQAIKAVAIARGFVAPSGIDLICIPAFTDIEIDGEERTAIKLIVQPR, from the coding sequence ATGGAAGTATTAAAAGTTTCAGCAAAATCAAGTCCAAATTCAGTAGCAGGTGCTTTAGCAGGGGTACTAAGAGAAAGAGGTGCTGCTGAAATACAAGCAATAGGAGCAGGAGCTATTAATCAAGCAATTAAGGCGGTAGCTATAGCAAGAGGTTTTGTGGCTCCAAGTGGAATCGATTTAATTTGTATACCAGCCTTTACTGATATAGAAATCGATGGCGAAGAAAGAACTGCTATTAAATTAATAGTTCAGCCAAGATAA
- a CDS encoding decaprenyl-phosphate phosphoribosyltransferase: MDIKGIIALMRPKQWIKNFFVFAAIIFSGNLINEGILKNNIITFVLFCLTSSTIYILNDIVDLEKDKRHPEKKNRPLPSGRVSKTTAIIMNIVILFTVLFCSYKFVDYKIMYIYLLYIVMNIFYCFKLKNVVILDVMVITFGFVLRVESGSLATKVSVSPWLFLCTILLSLFLALNKRKSEIITLKEKSGSHRKILEEYSVELIDNMLTIVTPSILISYCIYTFSSVQSRRMMYTIPFVLYGIFRYQYLMAKGNLGGKPEDVFGKDKPFLINMVLWVISVVIIIYFKL, encoded by the coding sequence ATGGATATAAAAGGGATTATAGCATTAATGAGACCAAAACAATGGATAAAGAATTTTTTCGTTTTTGCAGCGATAATATTTTCAGGTAATCTAATAAATGAAGGTATATTAAAAAATAATATAATAACATTTGTATTATTTTGTTTAACTTCATCTACAATATATATACTTAATGATATAGTAGATTTGGAAAAGGATAAAAGACATCCTGAAAAGAAAAACAGACCTCTTCCAAGTGGAAGAGTATCTAAGACTACAGCTATAATTATGAATATAGTAATACTTTTTACAGTATTATTTTGTTCCTATAAATTTGTAGATTATAAGATTATGTATATATATTTATTATATATTGTAATGAATATATTTTACTGTTTTAAATTGAAAAATGTAGTTATATTAGATGTAATGGTAATAACCTTTGGATTTGTATTAAGAGTGGAAAGTGGTAGTTTAGCTACAAAGGTTTCTGTATCACCTTGGTTATTTTTATGTACCATACTTTTATCCCTATTTTTAGCTTTAAACAAAAGAAAAAGCGAAATAATAACTTTAAAAGAAAAAAGTGGAAGCCATAGAAAGATATTAGAAGAATATTCTGTAGAACTTATAGACAATATGTTAACTATAGTAACTCCATCTATATTAATATCCTATTGTATATATACTTTCAGTTCAGTACAAAGTAGAAGGATGATGTATACCATACCTTTTGTATTATATGGAATATTTAGATATCAATATTTAATGGCTAAGGGTAATCTGGGAGGAAAGCCAGAGGATGTTTTTGGTAAGGACAAACCTTTTTTGATAAATATGGTATTATGGGTAATATCAGTAGTGATTATAATATATTTTAAACTTTAA
- a CDS encoding DUF378 domain-containing protein, protein MYKVSLIDKISFILVIIGAINWGLIGLCNFNLVGALFGEPANFVGRLIYILIGVAGINMILFLLKTKGSLKHK, encoded by the coding sequence ATGTATAAAGTAAGTCTTATAGATAAAATTTCTTTTATATTAGTAATCATTGGAGCTATTAATTGGGGACTTATAGGTTTATGTAATTTTAATCTGGTTGGTGCATTATTTGGGGAACCTGCAAATTTTGTAGGAAGATTAATTTATATATTAATCGGAGTGGCTGGAATTAATATGATACTATTTCTTCTTAAAACAAAAGGATCTTTAAAACATAAATAA
- the pgsA gene encoding CDP-diacylglycerol--glycerol-3-phosphate 3-phosphatidyltransferase translates to MNLANKLTILRIFLVPIFLIFISVKNIPYGTVIATAVFVIASATDKLDGYIARSRNQVTRFGKIMDPLADKMLVTAALISLVDFQIVPGWACIIIIAREFAVTGLRSVASAEGVVIAASKWGKAKTVIQIVAIIFALINLNYKEGIYILGDWAVNYINIIANITNITMALAIIITIISGVDYFIKNKDVMSHDK, encoded by the coding sequence ATGAACTTAGCAAATAAACTAACTATATTAAGAATCTTTTTAGTTCCAATATTTCTTATATTTATATCAGTAAAAAATATACCCTATGGTACAGTAATAGCTACCGCAGTTTTTGTAATAGCTTCAGCTACAGATAAATTAGATGGGTACATAGCTAGAAGTAGAAATCAAGTTACTAGATTTGGTAAAATAATGGATCCATTAGCAGATAAAATGTTAGTAACAGCAGCATTAATATCTTTAGTAGATTTTCAAATAGTTCCTGGATGGGCTTGCATAATAATTATAGCCAGAGAATTTGCTGTAACAGGACTTAGAAGTGTGGCTTCTGCAGAGGGTGTAGTAATTGCTGCTAGTAAATGGGGAAAGGCTAAAACTGTAATACAAATTGTAGCTATAATATTTGCCCTTATAAATCTAAATTATAAAGAGGGAATATATATATTAGGAGATTGGGCTGTAAATTATATAAACATTATAGCAAATATAACCAATATTACTATGGCCTTAGCTATAATAATAACAATAATATCTGGTGTAGATTACTTTATTAAAAATAAAGATGTAATGAGTCATGATAAATAG
- the purB gene encoding adenylosuccinate lyase, whose protein sequence is MRDIYNNPLNKRYSSKEMSYLFSEEMKFKTWRKLWVALAESEKELGLNITDQQINELKKYIDDINYEVAEEREKEVRHDVMSHVYAYGVQCPKAKGIIHLGATSCYVGDNTDLIIMKEAMILIKKKIINVINNLKKFALEYKHVPALGFTHLQPAQLTTVGKRATLWIQDLVLDLEQLEFVIDTLRFRGVKGTTGTQASFMELFDGDESKVKALDRKVAEKMGFSREYMVTGQTYPRKVDSTILNTLSEIAQSAYKFSNDLRLLQNMKEMEEPFEKNQIGSSAMAYKRNPMRSERMGALARYVIVDALNPAITSSTQWFERTLDDSANKRISIAEAFLALDGVLKLYMNISENMVVYEKVIESHVKTELPFMATENIMMESVKKGGDRQELHEIIRTHSMEAARRVKQEGLSNDLIDRIIEDKSFGLTKEEILALIDPKKFTGRAEGQVVDFIEEVVNPILEQNKEMLGEKAEINV, encoded by the coding sequence ATGAGAGATATTTATAATAATCCCTTAAATAAAAGATATTCATCTAAAGAAATGAGCTATTTATTTTCAGAAGAGATGAAATTTAAAACTTGGAGAAAATTATGGGTAGCCCTAGCAGAGAGTGAAAAAGAATTAGGTCTTAACATTACAGATCAGCAAATAAATGAATTAAAAAAGTATATAGATGATATAAACTATGAAGTAGCAGAAGAAAGAGAAAAAGAAGTTCGTCACGATGTTATGAGCCATGTATATGCTTATGGGGTTCAATGTCCTAAAGCAAAGGGGATAATACATCTAGGAGCTACTAGTTGTTATGTAGGTGATAATACAGATTTAATAATTATGAAAGAAGCCATGATTTTAATAAAAAAGAAAATTATAAATGTTATAAATAACTTGAAAAAATTTGCCTTAGAATATAAGCATGTACCAGCTTTAGGTTTTACTCATCTTCAACCGGCTCAACTTACCACAGTAGGTAAAAGGGCAACACTTTGGATTCAAGACTTAGTATTAGATTTAGAACAACTAGAATTTGTTATAGATACTTTAAGATTTAGAGGTGTTAAAGGAACTACAGGTACTCAAGCTAGCTTTATGGAATTATTCGATGGAGATGAAAGTAAAGTAAAGGCTTTAGATAGAAAGGTAGCAGAAAAAATGGGCTTTTCAAGGGAATATATGGTGACAGGTCAAACCTATCCAAGAAAAGTTGATTCAACTATATTAAATACACTATCAGAAATAGCCCAAAGTGCATATAAGTTTAGCAATGATTTAAGATTACTTCAAAATATGAAGGAAATGGAAGAACCCTTCGAAAAAAATCAAATAGGTTCATCAGCTATGGCCTATAAGAGAAATCCAATGAGATCAGAAAGAATGGGAGCCTTAGCAAGATACGTTATAGTAGATGCTTTAAATCCAGCCATAACTTCTTCTACACAATGGTTTGAAAGAACACTAGATGATTCTGCTAATAAGAGAATATCTATAGCAGAAGCCTTCTTAGCGTTAGATGGAGTGCTTAAACTATACATGAATATATCAGAAAACATGGTAGTATACGAAAAAGTTATAGAAAGCCATGTAAAAACAGAACTTCCATTTATGGCTACAGAAAATATAATGATGGAATCCGTTAAAAAAGGTGGAGACAGACAGGAACTTCACGAAATTATAAGAACTCATTCTATGGAGGCTGCAAGAAGAGTTAAACAGGAAGGATTATCTAACGATTTAATAGATAGAATAATAGAGGATAAATCCTTTGGATTAACTAAAGAGGAAATATTAGCTTTAATAGACCCTAAAAAATTCACAGGAAGAGCAGAAGGTCAAGTAGTAGATTTTATAGAAGAAGTAGTAAATCCAATATTAGAACAAAACAAAGAAATGTTAGGAGAAAAAGCAGAAATAAATGTATAA
- a CDS encoding HPr family phosphocarrier protein translates to MLERELTVNSSTGLHARPATLLVKKASSFKSDLSIEFNGKKANIKSLIGVLSLGVTSGAKIKLIASGDDETLAIEEITKLINTLE, encoded by the coding sequence ATGTTAGAAAGAGAATTAACAGTAAACAGTTCAACTGGGTTACACGCAAGACCAGCGACTTTATTAGTAAAAAAGGCTTCATCCTTTAAATCAGATTTATCTATTGAATTTAATGGTAAAAAAGCCAACATAAAAAGTCTTATAGGAGTTCTTTCATTAGGAGTTACAAGTGGAGCAAAAATAAAGTTAATAGCTTCTGGTGATGATGAAACTCTAGCTATAGAAGAAATAACAAAATTAATAAATACATTAGAATAA
- a CDS encoding pyridoxal phosphate-dependent aminotransferase, with product MKLSNKSVNIEPSLTLEITAKAKKMKAEGIDVIGFGAGEPDFNTPENIQKAAMEAIKKGYTKYTAASGILELKQAIVDKFKKDNGLNYETSEIIVSNGAKQCLSNLFQAILNEEDEVLIAKPYWVSYPELIKLYGGVPVLVDTKEENHFKYEIKELENKVTGKTKAIIINSPNNPTGTVYSKEDLESLSIFAKKHDLLIIADEIYEMLMYGEEKHISIGSLSEDAFRRTVVINGMSKSYSMTGWRIGYAAGPLDIIKVMSNVQSHTTSNPNSIAQYASLEALRGDKTQVENMIVEFKKRRDYMVNKVNSIENLSSINPKGAFYVMVNISKAIGKTIKGNTIKDSISFSKILLEEEKVAVVPGIAFGDNNFIRLSYATSMENIEKGLDRIEKFMKKLS from the coding sequence ATGAAGTTATCTAATAAATCCGTAAATATAGAACCTTCCTTGACTTTAGAAATAACTGCAAAGGCTAAAAAAATGAAAGCAGAAGGTATAGATGTTATAGGCTTTGGAGCAGGAGAACCAGATTTTAACACACCAGAAAATATACAAAAAGCAGCTATGGAGGCTATAAAAAAAGGATATACTAAATATACTGCTGCTTCAGGTATATTAGAATTGAAACAGGCTATAGTAGATAAATTTAAAAAAGACAATGGATTAAATTATGAAACTAGTGAAATAATAGTAAGTAACGGAGCAAAACAGTGTCTTTCAAATTTATTTCAGGCTATATTAAATGAAGAAGATGAAGTTTTAATAGCTAAACCTTATTGGGTAAGTTATCCAGAACTTATAAAACTATATGGTGGAGTACCCGTGCTTGTAGACACAAAAGAGGAAAACCATTTTAAATATGAAATAAAAGAATTAGAAAATAAAGTGACAGGTAAAACAAAGGCCATCATAATAAACAGTCCTAATAATCCTACAGGGACAGTATATAGCAAAGAAGACTTGGAATCCTTATCTATTTTTGCAAAAAAGCATGATTTATTAATAATAGCAGATGAAATATATGAGATGCTAATGTATGGAGAAGAGAAACATATAAGTATAGGAAGCTTGTCAGAGGATGCTTTTAGGAGAACTGTAGTAATAAATGGTATGTCTAAATCCTATTCCATGACAGGTTGGAGAATAGGATATGCAGCAGGTCCTTTGGACATAATAAAAGTGATGAGTAATGTACAAAGCCATACCACATCTAATCCAAACTCTATAGCTCAATATGCATCTTTAGAAGCTCTTAGAGGAGATAAAACTCAAGTTGAAAATATGATAGTTGAGTTTAAAAAGAGAAGAGATTATATGGTGAATAAAGTGAATTCTATAGAAAATTTATCATCTATAAATCCTAAGGGTGCTTTTTATGTAATGGTTAATATATCAAAAGCTATAGGAAAAACAATAAAAGGAAACACCATAAAAGATTCTATAAGTTTTTCAAAGATTTTATTAGAAGAAGAAAAAGTAGCAGTAGTACCAGGTATAGCCTTTGGGGATAATAATTTTATAAGATTATCTTATGCTACATCTATGGAGAATATAGAAAAAGGATTAGATAGAATAGAAAAATTTATGAAGAAATTGAGTTAA
- a CDS encoding FAD-dependent oxidoreductase, translating to MDPYAGGKGNSIRYLSVAPRTDDMKVKGLENLFVGGEKSGLFVGHTEAITTGSLAGHNAVRHCLGMPMLILPRSIALGDLIAYANLKLYSKEGRKNRYTFAGAEYFKKMVEENLYTTDKEEIRKRVSKLNLEDALAQKLI from the coding sequence ATAGATCCTTATGCAGGTGGAAAAGGAAATTCTATAAGATATTTGTCTGTAGCTCCAAGAACGGATGATATGAAAGTAAAAGGATTAGAAAATCTTTTTGTTGGTGGAGAAAAATCAGGGCTGTTCGTAGGACACACCGAAGCCATAACCACAGGAAGTTTAGCTGGACACAATGCTGTAAGACATTGTTTAGGTATGCCAATGTTAATTCTTCCAAGAAGCATTGCTTTAGGAGATTTAATAGCTTATGCAAACCTTAAACTTTATTCAAAGGAAGGTAGAAAAAATAGATATACCTTTGCGGGTGCAGAATACTTTAAGAAAATGGTTGAAGAAAACTTATATACTACAGATAAAGAAGAAATAAGAAAAAGAGTTTCAAAATTAAACTTAGAAGATGCTTTAGCTCAAAAATTAATATAA
- the rny gene encoding ribonuclease Y, whose product MGPTKYVIIAVVIIIICVILGLYVVDKKAKEKLSEASKEARRLKEEAERDAEAKKKEAILEAKEEAHKLRAEVERENRERRNEVQRLERRIIQKEEALDKKSEALENKEEALNKKQQKIEDVETHMEELHQKQRTELERISGLTTEQAKEFLLEQVRKEVKHETAVMIKEIETKAKEEADKKAREVITYAIQRCAADHVAETTVHVVNLPNDEMKGRIIGREGRNIRTLETLTGVDLIIDDTPEAVILSGFDPIRREVARIALEKLIVDGRIHPARIEEMVEKAKKEVEVSIKEEGEQATFETGIHGLHIELTRLLGRLKYRTSYGQNVLKHSIEVSYLAGLMASELGIDPTLAKRVGLLHDIGKAVDHEVEGPHAIIGSEIAKKYRESALVVNAIGAHHGDMEPQSLEAILVQAADAISAARPGARRETLEAYIKRLEKLEEIANECEGVEKSYAIQAGREIRIMVKPEVLDDTGCIEMARNVVKQIESELEYPGQIKVNVIRETRAIEYAK is encoded by the coding sequence ATGGGTCCAACGAAATATGTAATAATCGCAGTGGTTATTATAATAATTTGTGTGATTTTAGGCTTATATGTAGTTGATAAAAAAGCTAAAGAAAAATTATCAGAGGCATCCAAAGAAGCTAGAAGATTAAAAGAAGAAGCTGAAAGAGATGCAGAGGCGAAAAAGAAAGAAGCTATATTAGAGGCTAAAGAAGAAGCTCATAAATTAAGAGCAGAGGTTGAAAGAGAAAATAGAGAAAGACGTAATGAAGTTCAGCGTCTTGAAAGAAGAATAATTCAAAAAGAAGAAGCTTTAGATAAAAAGAGTGAGGCCCTTGAAAACAAAGAAGAAGCTTTAAATAAAAAGCAACAAAAAATAGAAGATGTGGAAACACATATGGAAGAGCTTCACCAAAAGCAAAGAACAGAATTAGAGAGAATTTCAGGACTTACAACAGAACAGGCTAAAGAATTTTTATTGGAACAGGTTAGAAAAGAAGTAAAACATGAAACTGCAGTAATGATAAAAGAAATAGAAACTAAAGCTAAGGAAGAAGCAGACAAAAAAGCAAGAGAAGTCATTACATATGCCATCCAAAGATGTGCTGCAGATCATGTAGCAGAAACTACAGTACATGTGGTTAATCTTCCTAACGATGAAATGAAAGGAAGAATAATTGGAAGAGAAGGAAGAAATATAAGAACATTAGAAACGCTTACAGGGGTTGATTTAATAATAGATGATACACCAGAAGCAGTTATATTATCTGGTTTTGATCCAATTAGAAGAGAAGTTGCAAGAATTGCATTAGAAAAATTAATAGTTGATGGAAGAATCCACCCAGCTAGAATTGAAGAAATGGTTGAAAAAGCTAAGAAAGAAGTTGAAGTTAGTATTAAAGAAGAAGGAGAACAGGCTACCTTTGAAACAGGTATTCATGGTCTTCACATTGAATTGACTAGATTATTAGGTAGATTAAAGTACAGAACAAGTTATGGTCAAAATGTATTAAAGCATTCTATAGAAGTTTCATATTTAGCAGGTCTTATGGCCTCCGAACTTGGAATAGACCCAACTTTAGCAAAAAGAGTAGGTTTATTACATGATATAGGTAAGGCAGTAGACCATGAAGTTGAGGGACCACACGCAATTATAGGATCTGAGATAGCTAAAAAATACCGTGAATCCGCATTAGTAGTAAATGCTATAGGAGCTCATCATGGTGATATGGAACCACAATCTCTAGAAGCAATACTTGTTCAAGCGGCAGATGCTATATCTGCAGCAAGACCAGGGGCTAGAAGAGAAACTTTAGAAGCTTATATAAAGAGATTAGAGAAGTTAGAAGAAATTGCAAATGAGTGTGAAGGTGTAGAAAAGTCATATGCAATTCAAGCGGGAAGAGAAATAAGAATTATGGTTAAACCAGAGGTGCTCGATGATACTGGCTGTATTGAAATGGCTAGGAATGTAGTTAAACAAATAGAAAGTGAACTTGAATATCCTGGTCAAATAAAGGTTAATGTCATCAGAGAAACCCGTGCCATTGAATATGCTAAATAA
- a CDS encoding SMR family transporter: MIYLILTSVFLGALGQILVKYGAVNLTLNFSPAHFLPSIVSILKNIPVMAGIISYGFSFLLWIKVLSKVELSYAYPMVSLGYVLIMIFSYFFFKENITPIRIVGVALIMIGVVLVARS, from the coding sequence ATGATATATTTGATATTAACATCAGTTTTTCTAGGAGCATTAGGACAAATATTAGTAAAGTATGGAGCAGTTAATTTAACATTAAATTTTTCACCAGCACACTTTTTACCTAGTATAGTATCTATATTAAAAAACATTCCTGTAATGGCAGGTATAATATCCTATGGATTCAGTTTTTTATTGTGGATAAAAGTATTAAGTAAAGTAGAACTAAGCTATGCATATCCAATGGTAAGTTTAGGATATGTATTAATAATGATATTCTCTTATTTTTTCTTCAAGGAAAATATAACACCTATAAGAATAGTAGGAGTTGCACTTATAATGATAGGAGTAGTACTAGTAGCAAGAAGTTAG
- a CDS encoding glycosyltransferase family 39 protein, protein MEFNYLSGYENKNSNYNKTNYYKIIIGLSMVLCILWVIFVDTKPFSDFEYYYNLAVDIANGGEWGDTYTSIGYSIVLGGLFKLFGASLALAKIFNLILTFLGQVLFLGILRKTQITERSRKIVFTLFALFPNNIFFNSVVGTEILFTTLLLLLTYLYFSDIKYKYVILGVLVGATTMVKPFFLLYAFAIFLVELLKEKSFIKSLKSAIIIGIVALITISPWLYRNTKYNGERTFVSNNGGIVLYINNNSQNNMGRWMDILDVENSLGKTEEYKKASATGKNRMLNKAAKEWIKSHPKEFVVLGFKRLFNTYMWADDVLYSTYGTTINNNIKFALFPITNSIRNAFFIPAIIYILIYSIFIIIQIIRGRTEKLNKFNLYSTIIFYMFTSVYFVTEGQGRYAFPLIFIMVYFWFYFIRHGILLFKELKR, encoded by the coding sequence ATGGAATTTAATTATTTAAGTGGTTATGAAAATAAAAATAGTAATTATAATAAAACAAATTATTATAAAATCATAATAGGTCTATCAATGGTTCTTTGTATCCTTTGGGTAATTTTTGTAGATACAAAGCCCTTTTCAGATTTTGAATATTATTATAATTTAGCAGTGGATATAGCTAATGGAGGTGAATGGGGAGATACTTATACTTCTATAGGATATAGTATAGTTCTAGGAGGACTCTTTAAGCTTTTTGGAGCTAGCTTAGCTTTAGCTAAAATATTTAATTTGATACTAACTTTTTTGGGACAAGTACTATTTTTAGGGATCTTAAGAAAAACACAAATTACGGAAAGAAGTAGAAAAATAGTATTTACTTTATTTGCTTTATTTCCAAATAATATATTTTTTAATAGCGTTGTAGGTACAGAAATATTATTTACTACATTACTTTTATTATTAACATATTTGTATTTTAGTGATATAAAATATAAATATGTAATTTTAGGAGTATTGGTAGGAGCAACAACTATGGTAAAGCCATTTTTTCTACTATATGCTTTTGCTATATTCTTAGTAGAATTATTAAAAGAAAAATCTTTTATAAAATCTTTAAAATCAGCTATAATAATAGGTATAGTAGCTTTAATTACTATAAGTCCTTGGCTTTATAGAAATACAAAATACAATGGAGAGCGTACCTTTGTATCAAATAATGGAGGTATAGTACTTTATATAAATAATAATTCTCAAAATAATATGGGAAGATGGATGGATATACTAGATGTAGAAAATTCCCTAGGAAAAACAGAGGAATATAAAAAAGCTTCTGCTACAGGAAAAAATAGAATGCTAAATAAAGCAGCTAAAGAATGGATAAAATCTCATCCAAAGGAATTTGTAGTATTAGGCTTTAAAAGACTTTTTAATACATATATGTGGGCAGATGACGTATTATACAGTACTTATGGTACAACTATAAATAATAATATTAAATTTGCATTATTTCCTATAACAAATAGTATAAGAAATGCATTTTTTATTCCTGCTATTATATATATATTAATTTATAGTATTTTTATAATAATACAAATAATAAGAGGAAGAACAGAAAAATTAAACAAATTTAATTTATATTCTACGATTATATTCTATATGTTTACCTCAGTATACTTTGTTACTGAAGGACAAGGTAGATATGCTTTCCCATTAATATTTATAATGGTATACTTCTGGTTTTATTTTATTAGACATGGAATACTTTTATTTAAGGAGTTAAAGAGATGA
- the recA gene encoding recombinase RecA has protein sequence MANKVNPEKLKAIEAAMGQIEKQFGKGSIMKLGEDSILNVESISTGSLDLDIALGIGGVPRGRIIEIFGPESSGKTTVALHILAEAQKVGGAAAFIDAEHALDPSYARNLGVDIDNLIVSQPDTGEQALEITEALVRSGAVDVIVVDSVAALVPRAEIEGEMGDAHVGLQARLMSQALRKLAGSINKSKCVAIFINQLREKVGIMFGNPETTPGGRALKFYSSVRLDVRRIDSIKQGDQILGNRTRVKINKNKVAPPFKMAEFDIMYNEGISKVGNILDVGVREELVEKSGSWFSYKDTRLGQGRENAKQFLKDNMNIALEIENTIRKKHDLPVADVKNVNIANKKQDNKEG, from the coding sequence TTGGCAAACAAAGTTAATCCAGAAAAATTAAAAGCCATAGAAGCAGCTATGGGGCAAATAGAAAAACAATTTGGAAAAGGTTCCATAATGAAACTTGGAGAAGATAGTATATTAAATGTAGAATCTATATCTACAGGAAGCTTAGATTTAGATATAGCATTAGGTATAGGTGGAGTTCCTAGAGGAAGAATAATAGAAATATTTGGACCAGAATCCTCAGGTAAAACCACTGTAGCACTTCATATATTAGCAGAAGCACAAAAGGTAGGAGGAGCAGCAGCTTTTATAGATGCAGAACATGCTTTAGATCCATCCTATGCTAGAAATTTAGGTGTCGATATAGACAACCTAATAGTTTCTCAACCAGATACAGGAGAGCAAGCATTAGAAATTACAGAAGCTTTAGTAAGATCTGGGGCAGTAGATGTTATAGTTGTAGACTCTGTAGCAGCTTTAGTTCCTAGAGCAGAAATAGAAGGTGAAATGGGAGACGCTCACGTAGGGCTTCAAGCAAGACTTATGTCTCAAGCTCTAAGAAAATTAGCGGGTTCTATAAATAAATCTAAATGTGTGGCTATATTCATAAACCAATTAAGAGAAAAGGTTGGTATAATGTTTGGAAATCCAGAAACAACCCCTGGTGGAAGAGCATTAAAATTCTATTCTTCTGTTAGATTGGATGTAAGAAGAATAGACTCTATAAAACAAGGTGATCAAATCTTGGGAAATAGAACAAGAGTAAAAATAAATAAAAATAAAGTAGCACCTCCATTTAAAATGGCAGAATTTGATATCATGTATAATGAAGGAATATCAAAGGTAGGAAATATATTAGATGTAGGTGTTAGAGAAGAGCTAGTTGAAAAAAGTGGTTCTTGGTTCTCTTATAAAGACACAAGATTAGGACAAGGAAGAGAAAATGCAAAACAATTTTTAAAAGATAACATGAATATAGCTTTAGAAATAGAAAATACTATAAGAAAAAAACATGATTTACCAGTTGCTGATGTAAAAAATGTGAATATAGCGAATAAAAAACAAGATAATAAGGAAGGATAA